From the Oleiharenicola lentus genome, one window contains:
- the glpK gene encoding glycerol kinase GlpK codes for MPRCVLALDQGTTSSRAIVFDRRGRARGSAQQEFAQHFPQPGWVEHDPRDLWESTRRTALAALAEANLTARDVAALGLTNQRETTLLWDRRTGRPLHRAIVWQDRRTAGLCAKLKRAGLEPLFREKTGLLLDPYFSGTKLAWLLDHVPGARRRAGRGELAFGTVDTWLLWQLTGGRVHATDVSNASRTLLLNLRTADWDPELLKILHIPREVLPEVRDSSGLFGEVTSVPALRGVPIGGIAGDQQAALFGQACWRPGMAKNTYGTGCFLLLHTGDRPVASKNNLLTTIAWRLGGKIEYALEGSVFIGGAVVQWLRDGLGVIARSSDVEKLAATVPDNGGVYLVPAFAGLGAPHWDADARGIVTGLTRGSTAGHLARAALESIAYQSADLLGAMQADCGHKLRELRVDGGATVNNALMQFQSDLLRVPVVRPRTTETTALGAAYLAGLAVGFWKNRAEIAALWSADRTFRPSANPARVKRLRAGWQAAVARTKA; via the coding sequence ATGCCCCGCTGCGTCCTCGCCCTCGACCAAGGCACGACCTCGTCGCGCGCCATCGTCTTCGACCGCCGCGGCCGCGCCCGCGGTTCCGCCCAGCAGGAGTTTGCCCAGCATTTTCCGCAGCCCGGCTGGGTCGAGCACGACCCGCGCGACCTTTGGGAATCCACCCGCCGCACCGCCCTCGCCGCCCTGGCCGAGGCCAACCTCACGGCCCGCGACGTCGCCGCGCTCGGCCTCACCAACCAGCGCGAAACCACCCTCCTCTGGGACCGTCGCACCGGCCGGCCGCTTCACCGCGCCATCGTCTGGCAGGACCGGCGAACCGCCGGCCTCTGCGCGAAACTCAAACGCGCCGGCCTCGAACCGCTCTTCCGGGAAAAGACCGGCCTGCTCCTCGACCCGTATTTCTCCGGCACCAAGCTCGCCTGGCTGCTCGACCACGTGCCCGGCGCCCGCCGACGCGCCGGACGCGGCGAACTCGCCTTCGGCACCGTGGACACCTGGCTGCTCTGGCAACTCACCGGCGGACGCGTCCACGCCACCGATGTCTCAAACGCCTCGCGCACGCTCCTCCTCAACCTCCGCACCGCCGACTGGGACCCGGAGCTCCTGAAAATCCTGCACATCCCGCGCGAGGTGCTTCCGGAGGTGCGCGACAGCAGCGGCCTCTTCGGCGAAGTCACCAGCGTGCCCGCCCTGCGCGGCGTGCCCATCGGCGGCATCGCGGGCGACCAGCAAGCCGCCCTCTTCGGCCAGGCCTGCTGGAGACCCGGCATGGCCAAGAACACCTACGGCACCGGTTGCTTCCTGCTCCTGCACACCGGCGACCGGCCCGTCGCCTCGAAGAACAATTTGCTCACCACCATCGCGTGGCGCCTCGGCGGCAAGATCGAATACGCCCTCGAGGGCTCCGTGTTCATCGGCGGCGCCGTCGTCCAGTGGCTGCGCGACGGCCTCGGTGTCATCGCGCGTTCGTCCGACGTGGAGAAACTCGCGGCCACCGTGCCCGACAACGGGGGCGTCTATCTCGTGCCCGCGTTCGCGGGCCTCGGTGCGCCGCATTGGGACGCCGACGCGCGCGGCATTGTGACCGGCCTCACCCGTGGCAGCACCGCCGGTCACCTCGCCCGCGCCGCGCTCGAGAGCATCGCCTACCAGAGCGCCGACCTGCTCGGCGCCATGCAGGCCGATTGCGGCCACAAACTCCGCGAACTCCGCGTGGACGGCGGCGCGACGGTGAACAACGCGCTCATGCAGTTCCAGTCCGACCTGCTCCGCGTGCCAGTCGTCCGCCCGCGCACGACCGAGACCACCGCCCTCGGCGCCGCCTACCTCGCCGGCCTTGCGGTGGGCTTCTGGAAAAATCGCGCCGAAATCGCCGCCCTCTGGTCCGCCGACCGCACTTTCCGCCCCTCGGCAAACCCCGCACGCGTGAAACGTCTCCGCGCCGGGTGGCAGGCCGCCGTCGCGCGCACGAAAGCCTGA
- a CDS encoding trimeric intracellular cation channel family protein, translated as MSSTATALSGGFALPVLFDLGATFAFALSGALAAIKRHYDIVGVLALALVTGLGGGLIRDGLFLDVGPTPLLTNSRYLEAVVLAAVCGVVLGGRIHRFARLIVIVDALGLGAYAAFGVQKSLLAGLAPPAAILVGLVNAVGGGVLRDLLCREEPLLFKPGQFYFLIALAGAVVFLFCTVTLGWSANVSAIATVTLTFVTRMLTIAFNWRTAPVSSGSLFENDDPSPSPPAASGKN; from the coding sequence ATGAGCAGCACCGCGACCGCGCTCTCGGGCGGTTTTGCCCTGCCGGTGCTGTTCGACCTCGGCGCCACCTTCGCGTTCGCGCTCTCCGGCGCGCTCGCCGCCATCAAGCGCCACTACGACATCGTGGGCGTGCTCGCCCTGGCGCTGGTCACCGGCCTCGGCGGCGGCCTGATCCGCGACGGCCTCTTCCTCGATGTCGGCCCCACCCCCCTGCTCACCAATTCCCGCTACCTGGAGGCCGTCGTGCTCGCTGCCGTCTGCGGCGTGGTGCTCGGCGGACGCATCCACCGTTTCGCCCGGCTCATCGTGATCGTGGACGCCCTCGGCCTCGGCGCCTACGCGGCCTTTGGCGTGCAAAAATCCCTGCTCGCCGGCCTCGCCCCGCCGGCCGCCATCCTCGTGGGGCTCGTCAACGCCGTGGGCGGCGGCGTGCTGCGCGACCTGCTCTGCCGCGAGGAGCCGCTGCTCTTCAAGCCGGGCCAGTTCTACTTCCTCATCGCCCTCGCCGGGGCCGTGGTTTTCCTCTTCTGCACCGTCACGCTCGGCTGGTCGGCCAACGTCTCGGCCATCGCCACCGTCACGCTCACCTTCGTCACGCGCATGCTGACCATCGCGTTCAACTGGCGCACCGCTCCCGTGTCCTCGGGCAGCCTCTTCGAAAACGACGATCCGTCCCCGTCCCCGCCGGCCGCATCCGGCAAAAACTGA
- a CDS encoding DUF2167 domain-containing protein: MHLTRCLLLATCVALTAVAQDKPKEARPKEAQPAAAATEPAPDTANGPRPHTREEVYANAGIKLVNGPTTVTLGQAAELKLPEGYAFVGPDSLDRYYELTQNSRSGNEVGVVLSPNNWTLFFDYDDIGYVKDDDKDKLNADKLMSSMTDNQNAANEARKERGWDELRLNGWATPPHYDAKTNNLKWAINLTSSQDQFKEVWINGSIRLLGRGGVMNVTLVSDSAVFKQAETEADQLLAGGFNYVSGQKYTEFKAGDKVAQYGLAALVLGGGVAAAAKLGWLAQFTAFFGKAWKAVVAALVAVGVGIKKLLNKFTGARPDEPSA, from the coding sequence ATGCATCTGACTCGTTGTCTGCTCCTGGCGACCTGTGTCGCCCTCACCGCCGTCGCACAGGATAAACCCAAGGAGGCCAGGCCCAAGGAGGCACAGCCCGCCGCCGCCGCGACCGAACCGGCTCCCGACACGGCCAACGGGCCCCGTCCGCACACTCGTGAAGAAGTCTACGCCAATGCCGGCATCAAGCTCGTCAACGGCCCGACCACCGTGACCCTCGGCCAGGCCGCCGAACTCAAGCTGCCCGAGGGCTACGCCTTTGTCGGCCCCGACTCGCTCGACCGTTATTATGAGCTCACCCAGAATTCCCGCAGCGGCAACGAGGTCGGCGTCGTCCTCTCGCCCAACAACTGGACACTCTTCTTCGACTACGACGACATCGGCTACGTGAAGGACGACGACAAGGACAAGCTCAACGCCGACAAGCTCATGTCCTCCATGACCGACAACCAGAACGCGGCGAATGAGGCCCGCAAGGAGCGCGGCTGGGACGAACTGCGCCTGAACGGCTGGGCCACGCCGCCGCACTACGATGCGAAGACGAACAACCTCAAGTGGGCCATCAACCTCACCTCCTCGCAGGACCAGTTCAAGGAGGTGTGGATCAATGGCAGCATCCGTCTGCTCGGGCGGGGTGGCGTGATGAACGTCACGCTCGTGAGCGACTCGGCCGTCTTCAAGCAGGCTGAAACGGAGGCCGACCAGCTGCTGGCCGGTGGTTTCAACTACGTGTCCGGGCAGAAATACACGGAGTTCAAGGCGGGTGACAAGGTAGCCCAATACGGCCTCGCCGCGCTTGTGCTCGGCGGCGGCGTGGCGGCGGCGGCCAAACTGGGCTGGCTGGCCCAGTTCACCGCGTTCTTTGGCAAGGCGTGGAAGGCCGTCGTCGCCGCCCTCGTGGCCGTCGGCGTGGGCATCAAGAAGCTGCTGAACAAGTTCACCGGCGCCCGCCCCGACGAGCCCTCGGCGTGA
- a CDS encoding DMT family transporter codes for MTLAALALVLVAAFIHATWNYAAKRSAGGLPFVWVSSVFALGLYAVGGLGYWLWQKPELPVRVWWVIAGSGALKTLYSLLLQRAYRSGDFSLVYPLTRGTAPLLATVGAILFFGERPTPLALAGGGIIIGCVFLLTGGPQLLKTDRAHLRQGIFYGLACATCVGLYTVWDQRAVAHLKLPPILYDGGTQLVLFLILTPFAWRRRDEVVAAWRDHRGKAAIVGLLSPVAYVLILYAMSFTPVSYIAPAREISIVIGAFFGAKLLNESDAPRRLLAAAGMAVGILALALG; via the coding sequence ATGACCCTCGCCGCCCTCGCCCTCGTCCTCGTCGCCGCATTCATCCACGCGACGTGGAACTACGCGGCCAAGCGCTCGGCGGGCGGCCTGCCCTTCGTCTGGGTCTCCAGCGTCTTCGCGCTCGGGCTCTACGCGGTGGGAGGTCTGGGCTACTGGCTCTGGCAAAAGCCGGAACTGCCGGTCCGCGTGTGGTGGGTGATCGCCGGCAGCGGTGCGCTCAAGACGCTCTACTCGCTTCTGCTCCAGCGCGCCTATCGCAGCGGCGATTTCTCGCTCGTCTACCCGCTCACCCGCGGCACCGCGCCCCTGCTCGCGACGGTGGGCGCGATCCTGTTCTTCGGCGAACGCCCCACTCCGCTGGCGCTCGCCGGCGGCGGCATCATCATTGGCTGCGTGTTCCTGCTCACCGGCGGCCCGCAGCTGCTGAAGACCGACCGTGCGCACCTGCGGCAGGGCATTTTCTACGGCCTCGCCTGCGCCACCTGCGTCGGCCTTTATACCGTCTGGGACCAGCGCGCCGTCGCCCACCTGAAACTGCCGCCGATTCTCTACGACGGCGGCACCCAGCTCGTGCTCTTCCTCATCCTCACGCCCTTTGCCTGGCGGCGCCGCGACGAAGTCGTGGCCGCCTGGCGCGACCACCGCGGCAAGGCCGCCATCGTCGGCCTGCTGAGTCCGGTCGCCTATGTGCTCATTCTCTACGCGATGAGTTTCACGCCCGTGAGCTACATCGCGCCCGCACGCGAGATCAGCATCGTCATCGGGGCGTTCTTCGGGGCGAAGCTCCTGAATGAGTCCGACGCCCCGCGCCGTCTCCTCGCCGCCGCCGGCATGGCCGTGGGCATCCTCGCGCTGGCCTTGGGGTGA
- a CDS encoding MATE family efflux transporter has product MQIVLKELRLTLALALPMVVAQVSQMLIGITDAAMIGRVGTVELAASAFSGGVFGLFYVAGIGLLIPVGVFTARDHGAGDDAGCAAWLKHGKAVALVAGTGCAGLMAALTPWLHRFGQPAEVVAVVKPFYLLYALSLIPVFYFQVQRQYLDALGRPWVGTTIMLADVALNALLNWGLIWGHWGLPALGLTGAGVATLTVRVLAVATIAFWLRRERPAQGGWERARFREMLHMGVPASGSLLFECGAFSAAMLMMGWLGATALAAHQVALSCAAFTFMFPLGLSMATSIRISKARGEGRMEALRPIGFGSLGFTSLLMLAFAVVFGFGGTVLARGFTPDPAVVALAAQLLVVAAIFQLFDGGQVVSVAALRGLTDVKVPTVITFIAYWVVSLPLAYVLAFHTRLGAIGVWAGLASGLACAAVLLAWRFRGLTRSRAA; this is encoded by the coding sequence ATGCAAATTGTGCTCAAGGAACTCCGGCTGACGCTCGCGCTGGCCCTGCCCATGGTCGTGGCGCAGGTGAGCCAGATGCTGATCGGCATCACGGATGCGGCCATGATCGGCCGCGTGGGCACGGTGGAGCTGGCGGCGTCGGCCTTCTCGGGCGGCGTGTTCGGCCTGTTCTACGTCGCCGGCATCGGGCTGCTGATCCCGGTGGGTGTGTTCACGGCGCGCGACCACGGGGCGGGCGACGACGCCGGCTGCGCGGCGTGGCTGAAGCACGGCAAGGCGGTGGCCCTGGTGGCCGGCACGGGTTGCGCCGGGCTGATGGCGGCGCTTACCCCGTGGCTGCACCGGTTCGGTCAGCCGGCGGAAGTCGTGGCGGTGGTGAAGCCCTTTTATCTGCTCTACGCGCTGTCGCTGATCCCGGTGTTTTATTTCCAGGTGCAGCGGCAGTATCTCGATGCACTCGGCCGGCCGTGGGTCGGCACAACCATCATGCTGGCGGACGTCGCGTTGAACGCCCTGTTAAACTGGGGGCTCATCTGGGGTCACTGGGGCCTGCCGGCGCTCGGGTTGACCGGCGCGGGCGTGGCGACGCTGACGGTGCGGGTGCTGGCCGTGGCCACGATTGCCTTCTGGCTGCGGCGCGAGCGCCCGGCCCAGGGCGGGTGGGAGCGGGCGCGGTTCCGCGAGATGCTGCACATGGGCGTGCCGGCGTCGGGCAGCCTGCTGTTCGAGTGCGGGGCGTTTTCCGCGGCCATGCTGATGATGGGCTGGCTGGGTGCGACGGCGCTGGCTGCGCATCAGGTCGCGCTCAGCTGCGCGGCGTTCACCTTCATGTTTCCTCTCGGTCTGTCCATGGCGACGAGCATCCGCATCAGCAAGGCGCGGGGCGAGGGCCGGATGGAGGCGCTGCGGCCGATTGGGTTTGGTTCGCTGGGTTTCACGAGCCTGCTCATGCTGGCGTTTGCCGTCGTCTTCGGTTTCGGCGGCACGGTGCTGGCCCGGGGTTTCACGCCGGACCCGGCGGTCGTGGCGCTGGCGGCGCAGCTGCTCGTGGTCGCGGCGATCTTCCAGCTGTTCGACGGCGGACAGGTCGTGTCGGTGGCCGCGTTGCGCGGCCTGACCGACGTGAAGGTGCCGACGGTGATCACCTTCATCGCCTACTGGGTGGTGTCGCTGCCGCTGGCCTATGTGCTGGCCTTTCACACGCGGCTTGGCGCCATCGGGGTCTGGGCGGGGCTGGCGAGCGGACTCGCCTGCGCGGCGGTGCTGCTGGCTTGGCGGTTCCGGGGGCTGACGCGCAGCCGCGCGGCCTAG
- a CDS encoding response regulator transcription factor, which translates to MEKILVIDDDPKIRKQTCALLQSEGYTTVEARNGREGITLARSEKPALVLCDITMPEMNGHRVVESLRQDPATAHLPFIFLTGWSERSDQRTGMNLGADDYLVKPVEPVDLLGAVQARLRRRQQTTGATRAASVADATPGAIERALGLTAREAEILSWVVQGKTNPEIGTILGIQLTTVKKHLESIFTKLGVENRTAAVTSVLEKITPQS; encoded by the coding sequence GTGGAAAAAATCCTCGTCATCGACGACGACCCGAAGATCCGGAAGCAGACCTGCGCGCTGCTCCAGAGCGAGGGTTACACGACGGTCGAGGCCCGCAACGGCCGCGAGGGCATCACGCTCGCCCGCAGCGAAAAGCCCGCCCTGGTGCTCTGCGACATCACCATGCCCGAGATGAACGGCCACCGCGTGGTCGAGTCCCTCCGCCAGGACCCCGCCACGGCCCACCTGCCCTTCATCTTTCTGACGGGCTGGAGCGAGCGGAGCGACCAGCGCACGGGCATGAACCTCGGCGCCGACGACTACCTCGTGAAACCCGTCGAGCCCGTGGACCTGCTGGGCGCCGTGCAGGCCCGCCTGCGCCGCCGCCAGCAGACCACCGGCGCCACCCGCGCCGCCTCGGTGGCCGACGCCACCCCGGGCGCGATCGAACGCGCCCTCGGCCTCACCGCCCGCGAGGCGGAGATCCTTTCGTGGGTCGTGCAGGGCAAGACCAACCCGGAGATCGGCACCATCCTCGGCATCCAGCTCACGACGGTCAAAAAACACCTCGAGAGCATCTTCACCAAGCTGGGCGTGGAAAACCGCACCGCCGCCGTCACCTCGGTGTTGGAGAAAATCACGCCCCAGTCCTAG
- a CDS encoding globin family protein, with amino-acid sequence MTTAEITLVQDSFRKVAPIADQAASLFYARLFELDPALRHLFHSDMADQGRKLMQMLGLAVAGLNRLDDLVPAVRQLGLRHAGYRVRDEHYETVGEALLWTLGRGLGAAFTADMQAAWAKAYWTLAETMKAGARDGAAQQHRVA; translated from the coding sequence ATGACCACCGCCGAAATCACCCTTGTCCAGGATTCCTTCCGCAAGGTCGCGCCGATCGCCGACCAGGCCGCCTCGCTCTTCTATGCGCGCCTTTTCGAACTCGATCCCGCGTTGCGCCACCTTTTCCACAGCGACATGGCCGACCAGGGCCGCAAGCTCATGCAGATGCTCGGCCTGGCCGTCGCCGGCCTGAACCGGCTCGACGACCTGGTGCCGGCCGTCCGGCAGCTGGGCCTGCGCCATGCCGGTTACCGGGTGCGCGACGAGCACTACGAGACCGTGGGCGAGGCGTTGCTCTGGACGCTGGGCCGCGGGCTCGGGGCGGCCTTCACCGCCGACATGCAGGCGGCGTGGGCCAAGGCCTACTGGACCCTCGCCGAAACCATGAAGGCCGGGGCCCGCGACGGCGCCGCCCAACAGCATCGCGTCGCCTGA
- a CDS encoding c-type cytochrome, producing the protein MKTRLLVLLLGIVTTVPLAAADPVAPAALLNRGRYLVEGIGLCADCHSPRNEKGEFVTAHWLRGAPIGFTPAVPMPVWAPVAPPIAGLPSMTAEQAVKFLMEGKRPDGTMPRPPMPAYRLNEEDARAMVAYLKSLGDAPAVAAQP; encoded by the coding sequence ATGAAAACCCGCCTGCTCGTCCTCCTCCTTGGCATTGTCACCACCGTTCCGCTCGCCGCGGCCGACCCCGTGGCGCCGGCCGCCCTGCTCAATCGCGGCCGCTATCTCGTCGAGGGCATCGGCCTGTGCGCCGACTGCCATTCCCCCCGCAATGAAAAGGGCGAGTTCGTCACCGCGCACTGGCTGCGCGGCGCGCCCATCGGCTTCACGCCGGCGGTGCCGATGCCCGTCTGGGCGCCGGTGGCCCCGCCGATCGCCGGCCTGCCGTCCATGACAGCGGAGCAGGCCGTGAAATTCCTGATGGAAGGCAAGCGTCCCGACGGCACGATGCCGCGTCCGCCCATGCCGGCCTACCGGCTCAACGAGGAGGATGCGCGCGCCATGGTGGCCTACCTCAAGTCGCTGGGCGACGCACCCGCGGTCGCCGCGCAACCCTGA
- a CDS encoding PAS domain S-box protein encodes MSRRTLAMADLRPVPTSTADYLRSAFLASPAMMAITRLADGVLLDANPAFLEGAGLSRDQAIGRPILDLGIWLDDSRRVEYRRLLQTEGRVKDYEARFRNHQGREREVMLNAELVTIDGERCGVVVAIDVTERRQREREQTAVYRLAAAAAGATDLRTLLERFHAIIAELLPARNFFVALLNPERTELSFPVFVDEVTPPPAPRPVANYLSDFVIRTRQPLLLRSSVVPEFKATTGYAPRYGWCKVWLGAPLMQGDVAVGAVAVQDYHDENAYREDDVPFFGFVAAQIATALRRYEAEAVRRESEEYFAKSFHASPARMALAGLEDGRIIEANQAFLEASGYTREEVIGRTSLELKLWANAHERTAFVERLTATGAVRDHEAMFRPKTGEPRYVLVNADAFEMRGRRCMLITAIDLTERHRRERVQEATYRISQAVLAGGSLDALFAELHRIVGTLMPARNFYVALLSPDHSLLTFPYFVDEVVAEAPPRPPANGFTEYILRTGRPALMTAPELHATLAAHGDYLALERPAAQRLGAPLFIDGRPAGVIALQDYENALAYGAEEQRLLMFVADQAALAVQRRQADEAMRRAEEQYRGIFEHAVEGLYQTTADGRFLRANRAMAQLLGYDSVAALVAAVNDIGHQVYVDPGRRAQFMELIRGRDAIADFESDVRRADGTVIRLSESIRVVRNAAGEISHFEGVAIDITAVHEHARALREARDAADTANRAKSQFLASMSHELRTPLNGILGYAQILRRDPALTDPQRAGVEVIQQSGEHLLALINDVLDLAKIEARRFELHPVDFDLPDFVRGVSGFFLPKAREKGLLLETALSGALPRVVRGDIQRLRQVCYNLLGNAIKFTQRGSVIFSIERAEGMVRFSVSDTGPGISAADQERLFEPFAQIGDHARHAEGTGLGLNVSRGIVEQMGGRLLVETRAGWGSRFYFDVPLPAGEAGPETPATATAGRVKGYAGPRRKVLVADDHAPNRDLLRDLLQPLGFEVRGVADGAAALELAREWQPDLIVLDLKMPRLDGLAAARAIREILPAGTTHILGMSASAFDSDRQACLEAGCEDFLPKPLREAQLLAAIERLLGLSWQFADPAAGETFSPFPGMEHAPAAADAEALHELASNGDVVAVRAYAQKLAERDARLAPFAQAVIGLAARFKMKAIRQFVARYRTGADLPPPAKT; translated from the coding sequence ATGTCTCGGCGCACCCTCGCCATGGCCGACCTCCGTCCAGTCCCGACCTCCACGGCCGACTACCTGCGCAGCGCGTTTCTCGCGAGCCCGGCGATGATGGCGATCACCCGGCTCGCCGACGGCGTGCTGCTGGACGCGAATCCGGCGTTCCTCGAGGGCGCGGGGCTCTCCCGGGACCAGGCCATCGGCCGGCCGATCCTCGATCTCGGCATCTGGCTGGATGATTCCCGCCGCGTCGAATACCGGCGCCTCCTCCAGACCGAGGGGCGGGTGAAGGACTACGAGGCGCGTTTTCGCAACCACCAGGGACGCGAGCGCGAGGTCATGCTGAACGCCGAGCTCGTCACCATCGACGGCGAGCGCTGCGGCGTGGTCGTGGCGATCGACGTCACGGAACGGCGCCAGCGGGAGCGCGAGCAGACCGCCGTTTACCGGCTCGCCGCCGCCGCGGCCGGGGCGACCGACCTGCGCACGCTGCTGGAGCGGTTTCACGCCATCATCGCGGAGCTGCTGCCGGCGCGGAATTTCTTCGTCGCATTGCTCAACCCGGAGCGCACCGAGCTGTCCTTCCCGGTTTTCGTGGACGAGGTCACGCCGCCGCCCGCGCCGCGGCCGGTCGCGAACTACCTCTCCGACTTCGTCATCCGCACGCGCCAGCCGCTGCTGCTGCGCTCCAGCGTCGTGCCGGAGTTCAAAGCCACCACCGGCTACGCCCCGCGTTACGGCTGGTGCAAGGTCTGGCTCGGCGCGCCGCTGATGCAGGGCGACGTGGCGGTCGGCGCGGTGGCCGTGCAGGACTACCACGATGAAAACGCCTACCGCGAGGATGACGTGCCGTTCTTCGGCTTCGTGGCCGCGCAGATCGCGACCGCGCTCCGGCGCTACGAGGCCGAGGCCGTGCGGCGCGAGTCGGAGGAGTATTTCGCCAAGTCCTTCCACGCGAGCCCGGCGCGCATGGCGCTGGCGGGGCTGGAGGACGGCCGCATCATCGAGGCGAACCAGGCCTTCCTCGAGGCCTCGGGCTACACGCGCGAGGAGGTCATCGGGCGCACGTCGCTGGAGCTGAAGCTCTGGGCCAACGCCCACGAGCGCACCGCCTTCGTCGAGCGCCTCACCGCCACCGGGGCGGTGCGCGACCACGAGGCCATGTTCCGGCCCAAGACCGGGGAGCCGCGCTACGTGCTCGTGAACGCCGACGCGTTCGAGATGCGCGGCCGGCGCTGCATGCTCATCACCGCGATCGACCTGACGGAGCGCCACCGCCGCGAGCGCGTGCAGGAGGCGACCTACCGCATCTCGCAGGCCGTGCTCGCCGGGGGCAGCCTCGACGCGCTCTTCGCCGAGCTGCACCGCATCGTCGGCACGCTCATGCCCGCGCGGAACTTCTACGTCGCGCTGCTCAGCCCGGACCACAGCCTGCTCACGTTCCCGTATTTCGTGGACGAGGTGGTGGCCGAGGCGCCGCCGCGCCCGCCCGCGAACGGTTTCACCGAATACATCCTGCGGACCGGCCGGCCCGCCCTCATGACGGCCCCCGAGCTCCACGCCACGCTCGCGGCGCATGGCGACTACCTCGCGCTGGAGCGTCCGGCGGCGCAGCGCCTCGGCGCGCCGCTCTTCATCGACGGCCGGCCCGCGGGGGTGATAGCGCTGCAGGATTATGAAAACGCCCTGGCCTACGGCGCGGAGGAGCAGCGCCTGCTCATGTTCGTGGCCGACCAGGCCGCGCTCGCCGTGCAGCGGCGTCAGGCCGACGAGGCGATGCGCCGCGCCGAGGAGCAATACCGTGGCATCTTCGAACATGCGGTCGAGGGCCTCTACCAAACCACGGCGGACGGCCGGTTTTTGCGCGCCAATCGCGCCATGGCGCAGCTGCTGGGCTACGACTCGGTCGCCGCGCTGGTGGCGGCCGTCAACGACATCGGCCATCAGGTGTATGTCGACCCCGGCCGGCGCGCCCAGTTCATGGAGCTGATCCGCGGGCGCGACGCCATCGCGGACTTCGAGTCCGACGTGCGCCGGGCCGACGGCACGGTGATCCGCCTGAGCGAGTCCATCCGCGTCGTGCGCAACGCCGCGGGCGAGATCAGCCACTTCGAGGGCGTGGCCATCGACATCACCGCCGTCCACGAGCACGCGCGCGCACTCCGTGAGGCGCGCGACGCCGCCGACACCGCCAACCGCGCCAAGTCCCAGTTCCTCGCCAGCATGAGCCACGAGCTGCGCACGCCGCTCAACGGCATCCTTGGCTACGCCCAGATCCTGCGCCGCGACCCCGCGCTCACCGACCCGCAGCGCGCCGGCGTCGAGGTGATCCAGCAGTCGGGCGAGCACCTGCTGGCGCTCATCAACGACGTGCTCGACCTCGCCAAGATCGAGGCGCGGCGCTTCGAGCTGCACCCCGTGGACTTCGACCTGCCGGACTTCGTGCGCGGGGTGAGCGGATTCTTCCTGCCCAAGGCCCGGGAAAAGGGCCTGCTGCTGGAGACCGCCCTGTCCGGCGCGCTGCCCCGGGTGGTGCGAGGCGACATCCAGCGGCTGCGGCAGGTGTGCTACAACCTGCTCGGCAACGCCATCAAGTTCACCCAGCGCGGAAGCGTGATCTTCTCGATTGAGCGCGCCGAAGGCATGGTGCGCTTTTCGGTCAGCGACACGGGACCCGGCATCTCGGCGGCGGACCAGGAGCGGCTTTTCGAGCCCTTCGCGCAGATCGGCGACCACGCGCGCCATGCCGAGGGCACCGGACTCGGCCTCAATGTCAGCCGCGGCATCGTCGAGCAGATGGGCGGACGCCTGCTCGTCGAGACGCGGGCCGGCTGGGGCAGCCGGTTTTACTTCGACGTGCCGCTGCCCGCGGGGGAGGCGGGCCCGGAGACGCCCGCCACCGCGACGGCCGGCCGCGTGAAGGGCTATGCCGGTCCGCGCCGCAAGGTGCTGGTGGCCGACGACCATGCGCCCAACCGCGACCTGTTGCGCGACCTGCTGCAGCCGCTGGGCTTCGAGGTGCGGGGCGTGGCCGACGGTGCCGCCGCCCTCGAGCTGGCCCGCGAGTGGCAGCCCGACCTCATCGTGCTCGACCTGAAGATGCCCCGGCTCGACGGGTTGGCGGCGGCGCGGGCCATCCGCGAAATCCTGCCGGCCGGCACCACGCACATCCTCGGCATGTCGGCGAGCGCCTTTGACAGCGACCGGCAGGCCTGCCTCGAAGCCGGTTGCGAGGATTTCCTGCCCAAGCCCCTGCGCGAAGCCCAGCTGCTGGCCGCCATCGAGCGGTTGCTCGGGCTGAGCTGGCAGTTTGCCGACCCGGCGGCCGGCGAAACCTTCTCCCCTTTCCCCGGCATGGAGCACGCCCCGGCGGCGGCTGATGCGGAGGCCTTGCACGAGCTGGCCAGCAACGGCGACGTCGTGGCCGTGCGCGCCTACGCCCAGAAACTCGCCGAGCGCGACGCCCGTCTGGCGCCGTTCGCGCAGGCGGTCATCGGCCTGGCCGCGCGGTTCAAGATGAAGGCCATCCGCCAGTTCGTCGCGCGCTACCGCACCGGCGCCGATCTCCCGCCCCCGGCGAAAACCTGA